CCCCTGCCGGACCCGACCGCGCCGGCCCGCACCCCGACGACGCCGGTCTGTGGCTGGAGCATCCAGGCCCCGCCGACGGCGTCCACGCCATGATCCTGGAGCGGGCCGTGGCGGCCGTACGCGTGGTCCTGGACCGCACCCGGGGCCGGGCACCCTCCGTCCCTCCGGCCGACGACCCGGCGCTCGTGGAGACGGTGCTGGACGCCTCCGCGCCACGCGCCGTGCGGCTGCACGCGGCGGCCCGGCTGGGACTCGGCGCCGAGCAGCGCGTACGGGCGGTGGCGCTGTACGGCGGCGGCGCGGAGGTCGAGCCCGTCGACGGGAGGCCCGCTGACGGGAGGCCCGCTGACGGGAGGCCCGCCGAGCGGGCCGGGCGGCGGGCGCCGGACGGCCGACGGGCCGGGATCGGTCCCGCCGTGGAGCCCGTACGACTGCCCGAGTCGTGGGCGGCGGCCCGCACCGCGCTCCGCTTCACCGCCGAGGGCACCACGCAGGACCCGGGGCCGCGCACGGTCCACGCGGACGAGCTGGGCGCGCTGACCCTGCTCGCCGACGCGGTGGGACCGGACATGCCGCCGATCCCCGACCTGCTCGCGGTGGAGCGTGCCGTGGCCGAGGCCCCGTGGGCGGCGGCGACCCTGCACGCCGTGGCGTCCTCGCCGAGCCTGCGGTCCGCGGCCGCGGAGCTGACGGTGCATCACTCGACACTTCAGGAACGCCTGGGGCAGTTGGAACACGCGCTCGACTGGGACGTGCACTCCCCACACGGCCGGCTGCGTCTCCAACTAGCCCTCGCGGTGCGGAAACTGCGGCGGACCGCGCCACCGCCCGCCACGGGCTGACCGGCGGCGTCAGAAGCGGCCCCGCGCCTGAAGGAACCGGTGGAGCGAGGCCGTCATCGCGGTGACGAAGGCGTCCCGGGTCCGCTCGCCGACGAGGTCGAGGGACAGATACGGGTTGAGGTCCTCCAACTCGACCAGCAGGAGGTCACCGTCCCGGGTGCGGCAGGCGTCCACGCGCTGGATGCCGTGGTCGAGAGTGTTCCAGTCGATGAAGCGCCGGGCGAAGGCGAGATCGGCCGATGAGGGCTCGTAGGGTTCCAGGGCCCAGCGCCGGCCGGGATCGGGGGCGTGGAGGGCGTACTGGAAGGCGTCGTCGACGTAAGTGAACGACACCTCGTAGCGGAAGTCGATGCGCGGCTGGACCAGGAGGTCGCCCCAGGCGAGGCCCTCCAGCCGGTCCCTGGACACGAAGTCCAGGCCGATGGAGTCCGCTCCGGCCTTGGGTTTGACCGCGTACAGGTCGGTGTCGGGCAGTCGGCCCAGGTCCTCGGGCCGGTCGGCGGTGGGTATGACCGGGTAGCCGGCTTCGGTCAGGTCCAGCAGGTACTGCTTGCCGGCCATGTCGGCCCGGCCGGTCAGCGGGTTGTACACGCGCGTGCCACGCGCGGCGGCACTGGCGCGGAAGGCGTCGTACTCCGCCCGGTAGTGCAGCACGGGCCCGCTGTTGCGCACCACGACGGCGTCGAAACCGTCCATCAGTGCCGAGGCGTCCAGCGGGTGGCACAGGGCGATCTCGAAGTCCGCGCGCAGCCGGGAGGAGAGAGCGATGTCCTCGTCGCAGTAACGCCGCCCACGGGCCTGGTAGGCCAGGTCGGTCACATACAGCAGGCGGGGGCGGGCGGGCATCGGGGTCTCCTCGGTCGGTGGCCACCCAATCTAATCCGCCCCTGAGGGTGGGCCAGGGGCGGCACCGGCGTCCGGGAGCGCTCCGTGGCCCGGTTCGGCGCGCAGGCGGGGCCTTCCGCGCGCAGCCGGACGCGGGTGACAGACTGGCCGTATGGAAGAGCGAGAATTCCGCAGGTCGGGACAGCACGCGTCGGTCATCGGCCTCGGCACGTGGCAACTGGGCGCGGACTGGGGCGACGTCGACGACAAGGACGCCCACGAGGTGCTGGAGGCGGCGGCCGAGTCAGGGGTGACCTTCTTCGACACCGCCGATGTGTACGGCGACGGGCGCAGCGAGCAGACCATCGCCGCCTTCCTGCTCGGCAGGCCCGATCTGCACGTGCTGGTGGCGACCAAGATGGGCCGGCGCGTCGACCAGATCCCGGAGAACTACGTCCTGGACAACTTCCGTGCCTGGAACGACCGTTCCCGGCGCAACCTCGGCGTCGACCGCATCGACCTGGTGCAGCTGCACTGCCCTCCGACGCCCGTCTACTCCTCCGACGAGGTGTACGACGCCCTGGACACACTGGTCGAGGAGGAGCGCATCGCCGCGTACGGCGTGAGTGTCGAGACGTGCGACGAGGCGCTGACGGCGATCGCCCGCCCGAACGTGGCGAGCGTGCAGATCATCCTCAACCCGTTCCGGATGAAGCCGCTGCGGCAGGTCCTCCCGGCCGCGCGGGAGGCCGGTGTGGGCATCATCGCGCGGGTGCCGCTGGCCTCCGGTCTGCTGTCGGGCAAGTACACGAAGGACACGGTCTTCGCCGCGAACGACCACCGCTCCTACAACCGGCACGGCGAGGCCTTCGACCAGGGCGAGACCTTCTCCGGCGTCGACTTCGAGACGGGCGTCGAGGCGGCGGCCGAGTTCACCGCGCTCGCCCCGGAGGGCTTCACCCCGGCCCAGCTGGCACTCGCCTGGATCGTCCGGCAGCCCGGTGTGACCACGGTGATCCCCGGCGCCCGCTCCGCGGACCAGGCCCGC
The Streptomyces sp. CGMCC 4.7035 DNA segment above includes these coding regions:
- a CDS encoding helix-turn-helix domain-containing protein, which gives rise to MKELAGRLAALDPDAGAALRVIAYFDRLTEDRAGLEALVRGAAVLSGSPARLVDERRGVRVRVEPDGRRRDAAGPLDPAWPWVPLTPGTSVRTASAALPPPAGPDRAGPHPDDAGLWLEHPGPADGVHAMILERAVAAVRVVLDRTRGRAPSVPPADDPALVETVLDASAPRAVRLHAAARLGLGAEQRVRAVALYGGGAEVEPVDGRPADGRPADGRPAERAGRRAPDGRRAGIGPAVEPVRLPESWAAARTALRFTAEGTTQDPGPRTVHADELGALTLLADAVGPDMPPIPDLLAVERAVAEAPWAAATLHAVASSPSLRSAAAELTVHHSTLQERLGQLEHALDWDVHSPHGRLRLQLALAVRKLRRTAPPPATG
- a CDS encoding aldo/keto reductase; its protein translation is MEEREFRRSGQHASVIGLGTWQLGADWGDVDDKDAHEVLEAAAESGVTFFDTADVYGDGRSEQTIAAFLLGRPDLHVLVATKMGRRVDQIPENYVLDNFRAWNDRSRRNLGVDRIDLVQLHCPPTPVYSSDEVYDALDTLVEEERIAAYGVSVETCDEALTAIARPNVASVQIILNPFRMKPLRQVLPAAREAGVGIIARVPLASGLLSGKYTKDTVFAANDHRSYNRHGEAFDQGETFSGVDFETGVEAAAEFTALAPEGFTPAQLALAWIVRQPGVTTVIPGARSADQARANAAVAKLPPLSQETLDAIGDLYDRRIKEQVEDRW
- a CDS encoding ATP-grasp domain-containing protein; amino-acid sequence: MPARPRLLYVTDLAYQARGRRYCDEDIALSSRLRADFEIALCHPLDASALMDGFDAVVVRNSGPVLHYRAEYDAFRASAAARGTRVYNPLTGRADMAGKQYLLDLTEAGYPVIPTADRPEDLGRLPDTDLYAVKPKAGADSIGLDFVSRDRLEGLAWGDLLVQPRIDFRYEVSFTYVDDAFQYALHAPDPGRRWALEPYEPSSADLAFARRFIDWNTLDHGIQRVDACRTRDGDLLLVELEDLNPYLSLDLVGERTRDAFVTAMTASLHRFLQARGRF